From the Chloroflexus aurantiacus J-10-fl genome, one window contains:
- a CDS encoding SDR family NAD(P)-dependent oxidoreductase, whose protein sequence is MDLAGKVAIITGGTGGLGVAVVERLANAGATVVAPFVKEDAFRSLAERIPAVIGLPLDLTDESATQAAYRTIATTHGGIDILINAAGGFAGGEPVHQTPWALWQVQLDINLKTAVISCAAAIPHLIARGGGAIVNVSSRTATQAGANLAAYAAAKRAVLQLTEALAAELRPHDITVNAVLPSVIDTPTNRSAMPKANHESWVKPEEIAAVIHFLVSPAARIISGAAIPVYGRA, encoded by the coding sequence ATGGATTTGGCAGGAAAGGTTGCGATTATCACCGGCGGCACAGGGGGATTAGGAGTAGCGGTTGTCGAACGTTTGGCGAATGCTGGCGCTACGGTTGTCGCCCCCTTTGTGAAAGAGGATGCATTTCGGTCACTTGCCGAGCGTATACCGGCAGTAATCGGCTTACCGCTCGATCTCACCGATGAATCGGCAACCCAGGCCGCCTATCGCACGATTGCAACCACGCATGGTGGGATCGACATCTTGATCAACGCTGCGGGTGGCTTCGCCGGTGGCGAGCCGGTGCATCAAACGCCATGGGCGCTCTGGCAGGTGCAGCTTGATATAAACCTGAAGACGGCTGTAATTTCGTGTGCCGCTGCCATTCCCCACCTGATTGCTCGCGGTGGCGGGGCAATTGTGAATGTTAGCAGCCGGACTGCGACTCAGGCCGGTGCCAATCTGGCGGCCTATGCGGCTGCCAAGCGAGCGGTGCTGCAACTGACCGAAGCACTGGCTGCCGAATTGCGCCCTCATGACATTACCGTCAACGCCGTATTACCAAGTGTGATTGATACACCAACCAACCGCTCGGCAATGCCAAAAGCAAATCATGAATCCTGGGTGAAACCAGAAGAGATCGCCGCCGTCATTCACTTTCTCGTCAGCCCGGCAGCACGGATCATCAGCGGTGCAGCAATTCCGGTGTATGGGAGGGCTTAA
- the rsfS gene encoding ribosome silencing factor, with protein MIARRIVELVEDKQAHDIVLLDIRSQTTIADYFIICTADNDRQMRAIIDHIDEKISTEHGLSPRFEGSADTGWVVLDYRDIVVHIFSQSQREYYRLERLWSKAMPVVVVQ; from the coding sequence ATGATTGCCCGCCGCATCGTCGAGCTGGTAGAAGACAAGCAGGCGCACGACATTGTCCTGCTGGACATCCGCTCGCAGACAACCATAGCCGACTACTTTATCATCTGTACCGCCGACAATGATCGGCAGATGCGAGCGATCATCGACCACATCGACGAGAAGATTTCAACCGAGCACGGGTTAAGCCCGCGCTTTGAAGGGAGCGCCGACACCGGCTGGGTTGTGCTCGACTATCGCGATATTGTGGTGCACATCTTCAGCCAGAGCCAGCGTGAGTACTACCGGTTGGAGCGTCTTTGGAGCAAAGCGATGCCGGTAGTCGTTGTGCAGTGA
- a CDS encoding PAS domain-containing protein, which yields MALDPQSLLQELNDLRHRYAMLVRALRLMIYDYDVVSGEISWSGETEHVCGRTLSELSGGIAQWEELIHPDDRERAVALLGEAEARLSEYDIEYRFLHKDGSYVWILDRGYFLAGPDGKAVRMVGMMQNISEIKAIEFERLQMQAEIIDAQERALRELSTPLVPISDRAVALPLIGTIDQRRANLIIETLLEGVSARGAEIVIVDITGVATVDTFVADALIRAARAVRLLGTRVVLTGISPEVAQTLVSLGADLSIFETRATLQDGIALAMNGREQFRAGGRMMR from the coding sequence ATGGCACTTGATCCCCAAAGCCTGCTTCAGGAACTCAACGATTTGCGTCATCGTTATGCAATGCTGGTGCGGGCACTACGACTGATGATCTACGATTATGATGTGGTTAGTGGCGAGATTAGCTGGAGTGGCGAGACCGAGCATGTCTGTGGACGGACGTTGAGTGAATTGAGTGGTGGTATCGCGCAGTGGGAAGAATTGATCCATCCAGATGATCGCGAGCGGGCAGTTGCATTACTGGGGGAAGCTGAAGCTCGCTTGAGCGAATATGACATTGAGTATCGCTTTCTCCACAAAGATGGTTCGTATGTCTGGATTCTGGATCGCGGCTACTTTCTCGCCGGCCCGGATGGGAAAGCGGTACGGATGGTCGGTATGATGCAAAACATCAGTGAGATCAAGGCCATCGAGTTCGAGCGCTTGCAGATGCAGGCAGAGATTATTGACGCGCAGGAGCGAGCCTTACGTGAATTAAGCACGCCGCTGGTGCCAATCAGTGATCGGGCCGTGGCTTTACCCCTGATTGGTACCATTGATCAGCGCCGGGCTAATCTGATCATTGAAACGTTGCTGGAAGGGGTGTCGGCACGCGGGGCTGAGATCGTGATTGTTGACATCACAGGCGTTGCGACGGTTGACACCTTTGTCGCCGATGCCTTGATTCGCGCGGCGCGAGCCGTGCGCTTACTTGGGACGCGGGTAGTATTGACCGGAATCAGTCCTGAAGTAGCACAGACACTGGTTAGTCTTGGTGCCGATCTGAGTATTTTTGAGACACGGGCTACGCTTCAAGACGGTATTGCGCTGGCAATGAATGGGAGAGAACAGTTCAGAGCTGGTGGACGAATGATGCGGTGA